The Tumebacillus sp. BK434 genome includes a window with the following:
- a CDS encoding YifB family Mg chelatase-like AAA ATPase — protein MYAQMTGVALFGLQGMIVQVEVDLANGLPSFDLVGLPDSSVREAKDRVRAALRNSGFDFPLQRITANLAPAGLRKEGAGYDLCLALGILAAGGMMQQPLPEQLAAVAELALDGTLRPVRGMLSLALAAKEQGVKRLLVAAENAREAALVGGVQVYAAGSLREAYEFLNGRKEIAPFAAESAAIAESGGGEDDFSEIKGQPHVKRALEIAAAGSHNVLLIGPPGSGKTMLARRLPTILPPLTEAESLEVTQVYSVSGLLPRGGTMLRARPYRSPHHTISDGGLIGGGTIPKPGEVTLAHGGVLFLDELPEFKKSVLEVLRQPLEDAKVTIARTQATYTFPSRFLLAAAMNPCPCGYYGSNYKPCTCTPLQITRYRSKISGPLLDRIDLHIEVPRVKYHDIKSEACEETSAKIRERVTAARALQHTRLKDRAFPWNAAMTSRDIRLHCRLTPEAESLLEDTFEQLGLSARAYDRILKVARTIADLEGAADLDIAHIAEAIQYRGLDRKFWGE, from the coding sequence ATGTATGCACAAATGACAGGGGTTGCCTTGTTTGGCCTGCAAGGGATGATCGTGCAGGTCGAAGTCGATTTAGCGAACGGTCTGCCCAGTTTTGATCTGGTCGGACTGCCGGACAGTTCGGTGCGCGAAGCGAAAGACCGGGTGCGAGCTGCGCTGCGCAACAGCGGATTTGATTTCCCGTTGCAGCGGATCACCGCCAATCTGGCTCCGGCCGGGCTGCGTAAGGAAGGAGCAGGGTATGACCTGTGTCTGGCGCTGGGGATTTTGGCGGCGGGCGGAATGATGCAACAGCCGTTGCCTGAGCAGTTGGCGGCCGTTGCCGAACTCGCGTTGGACGGGACGCTCCGACCGGTGCGCGGCATGCTGTCGCTGGCGCTGGCCGCGAAGGAGCAAGGCGTGAAAAGGCTGCTCGTCGCAGCGGAGAATGCCCGGGAGGCCGCATTGGTCGGCGGGGTGCAGGTCTATGCGGCCGGGTCGCTGCGCGAGGCGTATGAGTTTTTAAATGGAAGAAAAGAAATAGCGCCGTTTGCGGCAGAAAGTGCGGCGATTGCCGAAAGCGGGGGCGGCGAGGATGATTTCTCCGAAATCAAAGGGCAGCCGCATGTGAAGCGGGCGCTGGAGATCGCGGCGGCCGGGTCGCACAATGTGCTGTTGATCGGCCCTCCTGGAAGTGGCAAGACGATGCTGGCGCGGCGGCTGCCGACGATTCTGCCGCCGCTGACGGAGGCGGAGTCGCTGGAGGTGACGCAGGTGTACAGCGTATCGGGGTTGTTGCCGCGTGGCGGGACGATGCTGCGGGCGCGGCCGTACCGCTCGCCGCACCATACGATCTCCGACGGCGGGCTGATCGGCGGCGGCACGATTCCCAAACCGGGCGAAGTGACGCTGGCGCATGGCGGCGTACTGTTTTTGGATGAGCTGCCCGAGTTTAAAAAATCGGTGTTGGAAGTGCTGCGCCAGCCGCTGGAAGATGCGAAAGTGACGATCGCGAGGACGCAGGCGACGTATACGTTTCCGAGTCGGTTTTTGCTGGCGGCGGCGATGAATCCCTGTCCGTGCGGGTATTACGGTTCGAATTACAAGCCGTGTACCTGTACCCCGCTGCAGATCACCCGTTATCGCAGCAAGATCTCAGGGCCGCTCTTAGACCGAATCGATCTGCATATCGAAGTGCCCCGCGTCAAATACCACGACATCAAAAGCGAGGCCTGCGAAGAGACGTCCGCCAAGATCCGCGAGCGGGTGACAGCAGCCCGCGCCCTTCAGCATACGCGCCTCAAAGACCGCGCGTTCCCCTGGAATGCCGCCATGACCTCCCGCGACATCCGCCTCCACTGCCGCCTCACCCCCGAAGCCGAATCCCTTCTTGAAGATACGTTCGAACAGCTTGGCCTCTCCGCCCGCGCCTATGACCGGATTCTAAAAGTCGCCCGCACGATCGCCGATCTGGAAGGCGCAGCTGACTTGGATATCGCCCATATCGCGGAGGCGATCCAGTACCGGGGACTCGACCGGAAATTCTGGGGCGAGTAA